TGTTTATCCATATAACGAAATCACTTTTGCAAACACATTCAATGATAACATTGATTGAATAGTTGTTGAGAATATTATGTCGAGATGCAGTatgtagaaaaatataattaccTTAAAATATCAACCTCGATAATGGAATATTCCTCGTTCTTTCAGGTTATCAAAAGcgaagattttatttttttttcagcaaggCATCTCAGCGAGAcaattatttaaacaattggaCAAGGGTGGGGGCGAGAAAGAAACACACAGAAAGACAGAAAGAATGGTACTTTTTTATTAGTCGAGTTGAATGGTTATCGCCTCTTCAGAAATGGTTTAATGTCATCATTgagagcgttttttttttaatttttgcctTCGGTGTGGTCATATTGTCCGGCTGCACCTCCACGGTTGCCGCGACGACCACCGCTATCCGGGCGACGACGGTTCATGGCCCTTATATTTCGGGCGACCATGTAATCGACCGAACGAATTTGGAGATTATTAAGGAGCCTCATCCGCATGTTTTCCCTCACTCTCCAACCAGCTCTCTTACCACGATCTGTCGtaataaatgaaagaaaaaattaatgacaGTAACAATGAAATTTGTAGTGGCGTAGATCTCGTTCGTAATACTTACGATTACGCGGTTGAGGGTCATCTTCAGATTCCGTTGTCACAGGTCTCGGCGTTGTATCTGTTGTGGCTGATGGTCCAGCTGGTGACCCAGAAGAGGCAAGATCCTCGAGGTGGCGAGAGGGTGAGGTGTCCGGGACTTGATCGCCGACCACATTAAGATTTTCGAGATTATTGTTGATCGTTTCCATCTGAAAAAACCACACGTTTCTATATACACACACCATGATTTGCatgaatagaaaatttttacaaaaacgaaaaaaaaatgcactaCAATATTTTATTGTAAATCTACTAACGGCTTTCGCTGAGGACGGTCGTTGCGTAAATGGCTTCACGCGTATCACCGATTATTGTTAATAAGATCACTCACTGATATTTTTTACGAAACAAAATTTGTAGGTCGCCGCCTACCGGAAAAAGTTCGAGCTATTTATATGGatagaaatattttcgaaatttacttAATATTTCACATAGCTATATTTGTTTATTGTAGACAGGGATCACACTTTTTTATCTTCGTGAATAAATCGGGATTATTACTATTCCAtttaataaacttttttctccaaatgtGAAACGTCAGGTAAATGTCGCTTacaaataatgaagaaaaatagcaaaGTAAGAATTCGTAAATAGTACTATTGTAATGCAGTTCTATTGTATCGCTACCAATTCGaattaatactttttcatcCTCGTAAATTAATCAAAGTCAACTAAATAGACATTATTGTCATTTCATCATATTTACtcgcaaaattcaaaattcgtagATCGCAATCTActgaaaaaagtacaaaatataataaactaTTGTACAaatgcatttgagaaaaaagctaATTTTTATACAagctattttttattgtaaaaattctTAACATTTTCCCTTCTTCGTAAATGGATTGATGACCGGatcgttgaaaataatgaaactaaTTTTAGCTTTACCTGATTTAGCAGCCATAACGGATCATcgagttattattttttgcatGCTTTTACAtatttattaatgaaaaaagattgcgTTTATGCAACAACTTTGATATCATGATTTTTCtctaaattgaaatttttttgttttaaaacGTAAATCTATGGAGCTATGGAAAATTTACCGAAAAACGGATTAATAAATGAcggagaaaatagaaaaaaaacctaaaaaaatggagatatttcaaaagtttgTATTCGTTGCTATTTTTGacattcgattatttttgCACAATGGTAGGTATTAATAGAAATCCAGGCACTATCGAATAATTAGTTTTTCAGTAATTttgttaaacaaaaaaaaagaaaaataaaaattaagatAACTATAGGATAGGAAGCCTCTTTCATATGAATCCAATTCCAGTAATCAGAGGGCGCTCAAAGTCAGCAACGAATCGTAATTTAGACGAGGCAGACGCTTGAACTCATTCTGAACTTTCGCAGAAcgtaagatgaaaaaaaaatcattttcaattttttgaattttgtagaaaatagTGTTGTGCTATTCCTATATGTATGCATGTAACCGTATATTTACTATATTATTCAAAGATTTAAAAGAACTTTGTGATCGCTGACTATCTCGATTCGATTTCTTCTGCTCCGAGACAGGTCCTTATTTTTTAGATTGCCACCTATCGGAAGAAGTCCGATCTAAAAcattgttaatatttttacgGACGAAGTTTATCTTCATGATAGATATTTGTTGATATTACAAAGCATCTTCTTACTCGCATTAACGAAATTCGGGCTATATCTTAATTACGTGTATTTTTCGCGAACAGGAAAAGTGACGAAAGACACGCGTGGATTTAATAATATCCCATCATTATTCTATATTATTTGCATCTTTTCCCTTCTCATATTCTTTGATATCTATTTTTTCGCGACCGGGTAATACGTGATAAGTGACAAAAGTGGTTAGTGTTTAATCTTACTCAGTGTGGTGGGTGTGAATAatctataattttttctacATACACAGTTTTTGGATTTGTGAGTATTATAATTTTATGGTAATATTTcactgaattgaaaaaaattgtaacattAAGATAAAATGTTTATTAAATGTCTTTCCATCAGTCagtgttgatgaaaaaaatgcaattattgtatgtatttatataacattcaattgCGATTGTTTtctgattatatttttaaaaatgatgtttTCACAGGTGATTTATATTTTGTGGACGAAGACCTTTTGACATAATCCTTCAATCTTTTGTATACATGAATGGGAACCTGTCATTAAAGTAAGGATAAGGAGAAAGTCTTGGCTTTGATTTATGGtaatataaattatttttattctcgtttcaataatattttaactgtgaactgaaattttcaatagaTTTCGTTAAAGCAGAATTCGTTTCTAGTTCATCAACAATTGCTACATTTCATGTACGCTTTGTTGTTGAATGCTTGATTTCAATAATTATGATTTCTCAATAGACCTGGTAATCTAAGGTCAAGTACATACATTTTAACCGCCATCGCAAGATTAAATTGCCATCAAAATGGATTGCACATGTAGAAGAAACAATTTGTGAGTTTCCATTTGGTGGTTAATGATTTCCAACTAAATTAAGTTTATAGCTATTTACAATGACCTTGTTTATCCagtgcattattttttttaacaagtaacaaaaaattactgcagtgaaatcaaaatgaaacaaattattgAAAGCTATGGTGGCGACTCAATGTcaagtgttaaaaaaaaacacagtgCGAGCCCCCGCAGCATGTTTAAGTATAGAAAAACAGATAAAAATAGAATTCAAATCAAATTCATTACATTATGTATTATCAAAGCGAGAATTCAAATTATCTTAGCGCTGATAAGgggatttttctatttctccaATAGAAGTTCAATCACTATCTTTTAGTGATAGATTTGTCACGATTGATCTTTCAATCCAGGCTCATAGAAAACTCATATTGTACAAATTAATTATATCATTGCAAAAATGAAATGtgaatgaaattcaatttcaataggTTCAAGGAGATGTTTACTTGAActtattgaaaaaacatcaTTTCATTATGGTAATCAGAGACATTTCAGATATAGTTTTGACGAAATAGCGTTCGCTGTGGTCCACAAtaacttcaatttttatacaaaGATTTATTTCAGCCACAGTGACTCCACAAAGTTAACTTCATTACAGTAGGACTCAAATTATATTCAAATTAGAATAATACAAATTTAACACATTAGTGCAAATTCATCCCATAACGTCATCCCATAACGTGATTGTCAACAGTATGTGTAGAGTcaaatttgcattttcatTGCTCAACTAATTTGGATCGGTCAACTAGTCAAACCTTGTGTTACCACAGAATGTCTGTGTTTGACAATTTGTCAAGTTTGGCAATTCAAAGCCAATGAAACAGACTTTTTAACAGCGATGttcaaattccaaaaattATTAGAACTCACCCATGTagtctattatttttttgagtcAAATATTAGTCGATAAATAAGATAGTTTTAAGATAGCCTATGCAGAGTGATAATttacattttcaaaaaaattgtctacCCCATATGAGTCTTTCATTACCACCAGTGCAATCACTATTATTGAGTTTATTTTACTCATTTCATACATCGTTCGTTTACTTGAAAAAAGTCATCATTGTATTCTAAAGGGTgtatcttgaaaaattcatttttttccaaatttaaaAGGATTTATCTGTCCATTATACTAGAATACAAAGCTCCATCGGCTGAGAAGAAATCTGATGGATATGCTGCAGACTTTTTTCTGTAGAGGATTGAATTCCACATAAAAACAGTTTCTACATTCTTCAAGTCAGCCGCTGAATAGCTACAGCTATTTGAAATGAAAGAGAGCCTCTATCGACAAATTCATATTCAATATAATTCAACTTCAATTTGTATTTTAATCCAAGCTCaatgaaatcaaaattttacaagAAAACTTCCATTGAATATGCTGcagaaaattttgaactcgATGAGTATTATATTATgctaaaattattttaattgttATTTACTTGTAAAATTCTGTTCTTCGTTATGCGTTGTCAATCATCGTCAAATTCGCAGAAAAGTTTTCTATAACTCTTATATAATCGAAATATGCGATCGGCCAgccaaaaaaattccaagctGGCTATCGGGGTTTTAGAATAACATGACGATTGATACTTGTGGAAATTTTCAACGCTTAAGTCGATGAGACTCAACTTGTGGGAAATGGAATCCCTCTCATTTTGCGGTCCTATACTTTATCGTTTACGACGTTTTACGAGATGAATcttaatgaaaattggttcaaACGGAAAAAACAGCtctatttcaaattttcagtgCTTAATTCAAATGAGAATTCAAATGTTTCTACATTT
The window above is part of the Venturia canescens isolate UGA chromosome 5, ASM1945775v1, whole genome shotgun sequence genome. Proteins encoded here:
- the LOC122410548 gene encoding uncharacterized protein, which encodes METINNNLENLNVVGDQVPDTSPSRHLEDLASSGSPAGPSATTDTTPRPVTTESEDDPQPRNHRGKRAGWRVRENMRMRLLNNLQIRSVDYMVARNIRAMNRRRPDSGGRRGNRGGAAGQYDHTEGKN